Within the Leptolyngbyaceae cyanobacterium genome, the region GTTGACCGGATGCTGCGCGAATACAAGGTAGAAGCAAACGTCGGTGCGCCGCAAGTTGCTTACCGAGAAACAATTCGCAAACCAGTCAAGGCTGAAGGTAAATTCATCCGTCAGAGTGGTGGTAAAGGTCAGTACGGTCACGTAGTAATCGAAGTGGCACCAGGAGATCCAGGTACCGGCTTTGAATTTGTTTCTAAGATCGTGGGCGGTACAGTACCAAAAGAGTACATCAGCCCTGTTGAGCAAGGAATCAAAGAAAGCTGCGAATCTGGTATTTTGGCAGGATATCCAGTGATTGACCTGAAAGCTACTCTGGTAGACGGGTCTTATCACGAAGTAGACTCCTCTGAAATGGCTTTTAAAATTGCTGGCTCAATGGCAATCAAAGAGGCAGTGATGAAGGCTTCACCAGTTCTGTTGGAGCCTATGATGAAAGTTGAGGTGGAAGTTCCCGAAAACTTCTTGGGAGATGTCATGGGAGACCTCAACTCTCGTCGCGGTCAAATTGAAGGAATGGGCTCCGAACAAGGGATTGCCAAAGTAACCGCTAAGGTACCTCTGGCAGCAATGTTTGGCTACGCTACGGATATCCGGTCTAAAACCCAAGGTAGGGGCATTTTCTCAATGGAATTTAGCCACTACGAAGAAGTGCCTCGCAACGTGGCTGAAACTATCATCGCCAAGAGTAAAGGGAACGCATAACTAAGAAAAGGAACATCTGATTCATGGCACGCGCAAAGTTTGAACGTAATAAACCCCACGTAAACATCGGTACGATCGGTCACGTTGACCACGGCAAAACCACTCTGACGGCAGCAATTACCATGACCCTGGCAGCGATGGGTCAAGCGAAAGCTCGTAAATATGATGATATTGATGCCGCTCCTGAAGAAAAAGCACGGGGTATCACGATTAATACAGCCCACGTTGAGTACGAGACTGCTAATCGTCACTACGCTCACGTAGATTGTCCAGGTCACGCGGACTACGTGAAAAACATGATCACTGGTGCCGCTCAAATGGATGGAGCCATTCTAGTAGTGTCCGCTGCTGATGGCCCAATGCCCCAAACCCGGGAGCATATCCTGCTGGCACGGCAGGTAGGCGTACCTAACCTGGTTGTCTTCTTGAATAAGAAAGACATGGTTGATGATGAGGAATTGTTGGAGCTAGTAGAACTAGAAGTTCGCGAACTCCTCAGTTCCTATGACTTCCCAGGTGACGATATTCCCATCGTGGCAGGCTCTGCTTTGCAAGCATTGGAACACATGGTTGCTAACCCGAAAACTCAGAAGGGTGAAAATGAGTGGGTAGATTGTATCTACAAACTGATGGATGCAGTTGACTCTTACGTTCCCACTCCAGAACGGGAAATTGACAAGCCTTTCTTGATGGCAGTAGAAGACGTATTCTCGATCACAGGTCGGGGTACGGTAGCTACTGGTCGGATCGAACGCGGTAAAGTGAAAGTCGGCGAAACCGTAGAGCTAGTGGGAATTAAAAATACTCGCAGCACCACGGTAACTGGTGTAGAAATGTTCCAGAAGACTCTGGAAGAAGGAATGGCTGGCGATAACGTTGGCTTGCTCCTGCGGGGTATGCAAAAAGCTGATATCGAACGCGGTATGGTGCTAGCTAAGCCCGGTTCGATTACCCCTCACACCGAGTTTGAGTCGGAAGTATA harbors:
- the tuf gene encoding elongation factor Tu, with translation MARAKFERNKPHVNIGTIGHVDHGKTTLTAAITMTLAAMGQAKARKYDDIDAAPEEKARGITINTAHVEYETANRHYAHVDCPGHADYVKNMITGAAQMDGAILVVSAADGPMPQTREHILLARQVGVPNLVVFLNKKDMVDDEELLELVELEVRELLSSYDFPGDDIPIVAGSALQALEHMVANPKTQKGENEWVDCIYKLMDAVDSYVPTPEREIDKPFLMAVEDVFSITGRGTVATGRIERGKVKVGETVELVGIKNTRSTTVTGVEMFQKTLEEGMAGDNVGLLLRGMQKADIERGMVLAKPGSITPHTEFESEVYVLTEKEGGRKTPFFPGYRPQFYVRTTDVTGTIKAFTADDGSAAEMIMPGDRVKMTVELINAIAIEQGMRFAIREGGRTIGAGVVSKIIK